One genomic window of Polyangium aurulentum includes the following:
- a CDS encoding protein kinase domain-containing protein, translated as MIGEAGDPDFARSFDEYRILRRLGRGGMGEVYLAHDTLLDRLVAVKFLHAMEPDSWERGQFLVEARAAARLSHPNVVTVHRVGEIDGRQFLVTEFVRGKSLAELPKPVPGRRAIEIAVNLARGLAAAHRRGVLHRDIKPANAILTADGCVKLLDFGLAKLVEPLEKRSSLSPNDAPSSAPGGGCKCREMSQAVPIHHGKRSLPVVKPSAAKPAAQAGDTMIAVRADEARAPSMSRPPSTSAIFGTPGYMAPELWTGEPATCRSDIYSLGALLFELCAGKPPPARMRGGPVTPVLRIPHLAEVAQDVDPRFAAIVDRCLLRAPAERFASAEELRDALEQLLASPLAASIPEGNPYRGLSPFEAEHRAFFFGRGPEIRAIVDRLRADPLVVVAGDSGVGKSSLCRAGVLPLVEEGALEGRRAYRIARLVPGRKPLAALATALGSAMTLGELEAHPDLAPVALGREVRKMLGEDRGLLLFVDQLEELITMASPAEAAVVGEVLGGLAAGISGLRVLMTVRSDFLGRVAALPGIGEDVPRALYLLRPLSLDGIREAILGPSRAKGVAFESDALVDELVASTARAQGGLPLLQFAMAELWQARDEERPVITAQALSAIGGVSGALARHADDVMAALTGERRAAAKRILMALVHVDGTRARRAEDELLGDDKEARAALDALVRGRLVVARDAEQGASYEVAHEALIRGWCTLGRWLEEHAEVRAVMHRLSVAAAEWERLGRSREALWRARQVAECAALDPATLGPREAAFLAASQGALRRSRMRRTAILAGVPLALALGWGGTQLAASRALDRTVATHIAGARATLAEARQLDAEAERLRGGAFDAFDREALEEAEAIWARARGRANGADRAYGRASQELEAALSLDPGRGDVRALLGDALFERALSGERAGEDEHVDDLVARLALYDDDGSRARRIEAPAELAVETSPPAAHVTLVRYESDHTGRLHTGAPRDLGETPTPPLELDRGSYVLYLDAPGRAPVRYPLVVGRGERTRVSVYLPRAPDVSPGFIYVPPGRFLFGSRSDEALRREFLSAAPMHPIEIGGFAIARYETTYGEYLAYLRTLPPEERTLRTPSAGEQAFAGGVKLRELADGDVELLMQPGPTLLAARSAEPIRYPSRSHRTEQRWLNMPVTGISFDDARAYAAWLDKTGRVPGARLCTEREWERAARGADAREFPTGEGFLPDDANFDETYGKDAATMGADEVGAHPASASPFGVEDMVGNVFEWTASTNGAIARGGAYAYGRVTCRSTNRTVLDRAFRAITLGVRICASVPAP; from the coding sequence ATGATCGGAGAGGCGGGGGATCCGGATTTCGCGAGGTCGTTCGACGAGTACCGCATCCTGCGGCGCCTTGGCCGTGGCGGTATGGGCGAGGTCTACCTCGCGCACGACACGCTGCTCGATCGGCTCGTCGCCGTGAAGTTCCTCCACGCGATGGAGCCGGACTCGTGGGAGCGCGGGCAGTTCCTCGTCGAGGCACGCGCGGCGGCGAGGCTGTCGCACCCGAACGTGGTCACCGTGCACCGCGTCGGCGAGATCGACGGCAGGCAGTTCCTCGTCACCGAGTTCGTGCGCGGCAAGAGCCTCGCCGAGCTGCCCAAGCCCGTGCCCGGCCGGCGCGCGATCGAGATCGCCGTGAACCTCGCGCGCGGGCTCGCCGCCGCCCACCGCAGGGGCGTGCTCCACAGGGACATCAAGCCCGCCAACGCCATCCTCACCGCGGACGGCTGCGTGAAGCTGCTCGACTTCGGGCTCGCCAAGCTCGTCGAGCCGCTCGAGAAGCGATCCTCTTTGAGCCCCAACGATGCGCCCTCGAGCGCGCCGGGCGGCGGGTGCAAGTGCCGGGAGATGTCGCAGGCGGTGCCGATCCACCACGGCAAGCGATCGCTGCCCGTGGTGAAGCCATCCGCAGCGAAGCCAGCAGCCCAGGCCGGCGACACGATGATCGCGGTCCGCGCCGACGAGGCGCGAGCGCCGAGCATGTCGCGCCCGCCCTCGACGAGCGCGATCTTCGGAACGCCCGGGTACATGGCGCCCGAGCTGTGGACGGGCGAGCCGGCGACGTGTCGCTCGGACATCTACTCGCTCGGCGCGCTGCTGTTCGAGCTGTGCGCCGGCAAGCCGCCGCCCGCGAGGATGCGCGGCGGGCCGGTGACGCCGGTCCTGCGGATCCCGCACCTCGCCGAGGTCGCGCAGGACGTCGACCCGCGCTTCGCCGCGATCGTGGACCGATGCCTCCTGCGCGCGCCGGCCGAGCGCTTCGCCTCCGCGGAGGAGCTGCGTGACGCGCTCGAGCAGCTCCTCGCGTCCCCGCTCGCAGCGTCGATCCCCGAGGGCAACCCCTACCGAGGTCTGTCCCCCTTCGAGGCCGAGCACCGCGCGTTTTTCTTCGGCCGGGGTCCCGAGATCCGCGCGATCGTCGACCGGCTGCGCGCCGATCCGCTCGTGGTGGTGGCGGGCGACTCGGGCGTGGGCAAGTCGTCGCTCTGCCGCGCGGGCGTGCTGCCGCTCGTCGAGGAGGGCGCGCTCGAGGGGCGGCGCGCGTACCGGATCGCGCGCCTCGTGCCGGGGCGCAAGCCGCTCGCCGCGCTCGCGACGGCGCTCGGCTCCGCCATGACCCTGGGCGAGCTGGAGGCGCACCCCGACCTCGCGCCGGTCGCGCTGGGGCGCGAGGTGCGAAAGATGCTCGGCGAGGACAGGGGGCTCTTGCTCTTCGTCGATCAGCTCGAGGAGCTCATCACCATGGCGAGCCCGGCCGAGGCCGCGGTCGTGGGCGAGGTGCTCGGCGGGCTCGCCGCGGGCATCTCGGGGCTGCGCGTGCTCATGACCGTGCGCAGCGACTTCCTCGGGCGCGTTGCGGCGCTGCCCGGGATCGGCGAGGACGTGCCGCGCGCGCTCTACCTGCTGCGGCCCCTGTCGCTCGACGGCATCCGCGAGGCGATCCTCGGCCCGTCGCGGGCCAAGGGCGTGGCGTTCGAGTCCGATGCGCTCGTCGACGAGCTGGTGGCCTCGACGGCGCGCGCGCAGGGCGGGCTGCCGCTCCTGCAGTTCGCGATGGCGGAGCTGTGGCAAGCGCGCGACGAGGAGCGGCCCGTGATCACGGCGCAGGCGCTCTCGGCGATCGGCGGGGTGAGCGGCGCGCTCGCGCGGCACGCGGACGACGTGATGGCGGCCCTCACGGGCGAGCGGCGTGCGGCGGCGAAGCGCATCCTGATGGCGCTCGTGCACGTGGACGGGACGCGGGCGCGGCGGGCCGAGGACGAGCTTCTGGGCGACGACAAGGAGGCGCGCGCGGCCCTCGACGCGCTCGTGCGCGGCAGGCTCGTGGTGGCGCGCGACGCCGAGCAAGGCGCCTCGTACGAGGTCGCCCACGAGGCGCTCATCCGCGGCTGGTGCACGCTCGGGCGCTGGCTCGAGGAGCACGCCGAGGTGCGCGCGGTCATGCACAGGCTCTCGGTGGCGGCGGCGGAGTGGGAGCGGCTCGGTCGGAGCCGCGAGGCGCTCTGGCGCGCGCGGCAGGTGGCCGAGTGCGCGGCGCTCGATCCCGCGACGCTCGGCCCGCGCGAGGCGGCCTTCCTCGCAGCCTCGCAGGGCGCGCTCCGGCGCTCGAGGATGCGCCGCACGGCGATCCTTGCCGGCGTCCCGCTCGCGCTCGCGCTCGGCTGGGGAGGCACGCAGCTCGCCGCGAGCCGCGCGCTCGATCGCACGGTGGCCACGCACATTGCTGGCGCGCGCGCGACGCTCGCCGAGGCGCGCCAGCTCGACGCGGAGGCCGAACGGCTGCGCGGCGGGGCGTTCGACGCGTTCGACCGCGAGGCGCTGGAGGAGGCCGAGGCCATCTGGGCGCGGGCGCGAGGACGGGCGAACGGCGCCGATCGCGCCTACGGTCGCGCGAGCCAGGAGCTCGAGGCCGCGCTGTCGCTCGATCCGGGCCGCGGCGACGTGCGCGCGCTGCTCGGCGACGCGCTCTTCGAGCGGGCGCTGTCCGGCGAGCGGGCCGGCGAGGACGAGCACGTCGACGACCTCGTGGCGCGCCTCGCGCTCTACGACGACGACGGCTCACGCGCGCGCCGCATCGAGGCGCCGGCCGAGCTCGCGGTGGAGACGAGCCCGCCCGCCGCGCACGTCACCCTCGTGCGCTACGAGTCCGATCACACGGGCAGGCTGCACACCGGCGCGCCGCGCGATCTCGGCGAGACGCCCACGCCGCCGCTCGAGCTCGATCGAGGCTCGTACGTGCTCTACCTCGACGCGCCTGGACGCGCGCCGGTGCGCTATCCGCTCGTCGTCGGTCGCGGCGAGCGCACGCGCGTCTCGGTCTACTTGCCGCGCGCGCCCGACGTGTCTCCGGGCTTCATCTACGTCCCGCCGGGCCGCTTCCTCTTCGGCAGCCGCTCCGACGAGGCGCTGCGCCGCGAGTTCCTCTCCGCCGCCCCCATGCACCCGATCGAGATCGGCGGCTTCGCGATCGCGCGCTACGAGACCACCTACGGCGAGTACCTCGCGTACCTGCGCACGCTCCCGCCCGAGGAGCGCACGCTGCGCACGCCCTCCGCGGGCGAGCAGGCCTTCGCAGGCGGGGTCAAGCTGCGCGAGCTCGCGGATGGGGACGTCGAGCTTCTCATGCAGCCCGGACCGACCCTGCTCGCGGCTCGCTCGGCCGAGCCGATCCGCTACCCGAGCCGCTCGCACCGCACCGAGCAGCGCTGGTTGAACATGCCCGTCACGGGCATCTCGTTCGACGACGCACGCGCCTACGCGGCGTGGCTCGACAAGACCGGGCGCGTGCCCGGCGCGCGCCTGTGCACCGAGCGCGAGTGGGAGCGCGCAGCCCGCGGCGCCGACGCGCGCGAGTTCCCGACCGGCGAGGGCTTCCTGCCCGACGACGCGAACTTCGACGAGACCTACGGCAAGGACGCCGCCACCATGGGCGCCGACGAGGTCGGCGCGCACCCCGCCTCCGCGAGCCCCTTCGGCGTGGAGGACATGGTCGGAAACGTCTTCGAATGGACAGCGTCGACGAACGGCGCCATCGCCCGGGGCGGAGCGTACGCGTACGGCCGGGTCACGTGTCGCAGCACCAATCGCACGGTTCTCGACCGCGCCTTCCGCGCGATCACGTTGGGCGTACGGATTTGCGCCTCCGTCCCGGCTCCATGA
- a CDS encoding ADYC domain-containing protein codes for MSFGNPRFLTNKGKAARIGSILCIALGLGGCTSDKSAENVLTSAQELNAKNGLQLNGVQLNGVQLNGVQLNGVQLNGVQLNGVQLNGTQFTTTTATGQILTGAAFVGAIFTGALSNGGTITVRIDDMVPSPQPDVFLYGVSYLSTANTWTSLCGKSPSGAPIRAIPLSGTWDATSGGQTSGMHIDDPNMITLACRGYAISKCVEMGYRPWVGVQECVAPGNCQTIPGRQFHQTCTRMIRADYCGDGVPHTKDGMAIDVWDAFGIQSSSPVDWDLEAEWTPTGARCIEHTRLGGGDDDDDGDDNSTFKYITATCPNRLAERQPQYDCGGKGSTMYTNNGFSVPFIGRTLIVNESNNDSDDD; via the coding sequence ATGAGCTTCGGAAACCCCCGCTTTCTCACGAATAAAGGAAAGGCCGCGCGTATCGGGAGCATCCTCTGCATCGCCCTGGGGCTCGGCGGATGCACGAGCGACAAGTCTGCCGAGAACGTGCTGACCTCGGCCCAGGAGCTCAACGCGAAGAATGGGCTGCAGCTCAACGGCGTGCAGCTCAACGGCGTGCAGCTCAACGGCGTGCAGCTCAACGGCGTGCAGCTCAATGGGGTCCAGCTCAACGGCGTGCAGCTCAATGGCACGCAGTTCACGACGACCACCGCCACCGGCCAGATCCTCACCGGCGCGGCGTTCGTCGGAGCAATCTTCACGGGCGCGCTGAGCAACGGCGGCACGATCACCGTGCGCATCGACGACATGGTCCCGTCGCCCCAGCCCGACGTCTTTCTCTACGGCGTGTCGTACCTGTCGACCGCCAACACGTGGACGAGCCTTTGCGGCAAGAGCCCGTCGGGCGCGCCGATCCGCGCCATTCCGCTCTCGGGGACGTGGGACGCCACCTCGGGCGGACAGACGAGCGGGATGCACATCGACGATCCGAACATGATCACGCTCGCGTGCCGCGGCTATGCGATCTCCAAGTGCGTCGAGATGGGTTATCGCCCCTGGGTCGGCGTGCAGGAGTGCGTCGCGCCCGGCAACTGCCAGACCATCCCCGGCAGGCAGTTCCACCAGACCTGCACCCGCATGATCCGCGCCGACTACTGCGGCGACGGCGTTCCCCACACCAAGGACGGCATGGCCATCGACGTCTGGGATGCATTCGGCATCCAGTCCTCGAGCCCCGTCGATTGGGACCTCGAAGCCGAATGGACCCCCACGGGCGCCCGCTGCATCGAGCACACGCGCCTCGGCGGCGGCGACGACGACGACGACGGAGACGACAACTCCACCTTCAAGTACATCACCGCGACCTGCCCGAACCGCCTCGCCGAGCGCCAGCCCCAGTACGACTGCGGCGGCAAAGGCTCGACCATGTACACGAACAACGGCTTCTCGGTGCCG